Proteins encoded in a region of the Vicia villosa cultivar HV-30 ecotype Madison, WI linkage group LG5, Vvil1.0, whole genome shotgun sequence genome:
- the LOC131603981 gene encoding peroxisome biogenesis protein 3-2-like produces MFSVRDFWRRHRRKIFISVGVIGGGYCLYNLYGVHRQKLDGLERELQVQRETEERMKDQMQAHFVNIQRISDTITLPHSMHNLSCRISEELDLSHLLERLMQGKGQPNALTQSEKLDLWARLKILSFTRMALSVWATVMLSLYTKVQVNILGRHLYIDTARSFESSYLTESGDVVDGEGQQKFLGSVDFLSQHGMPALISDMEAATKEVLKGKQLTSLFNNTAFQETITQILNTFMSRGSPLFWVKYMIPEDDKLRSTTSGSNDVVPFYMTEFEQLMMEANAVLSSAEFGSVIDISLKAVVDTLAEQMGTTSVPLARALPQVAQMCPLLLEEPSKNQFIQIINKIPEVELFLTFLYANMPNAESIVQSD; encoded by the exons GGATTTTTGGAGGCGGCATAGGAGGAAGATTTTCATTTCTGTCGGTGTTATAGGAGGTGGCTATTGTCTGTATAACCTCTATGGTGTTCATAGGCAAAAACTCGATGGCCTTGAGAGGGAACTTCAAGTCCAGAGAGAAACTGAGGAGCGTATGAAGGATCA GATGCAAGCTCACTTTGTGAATATTCAGAGAATTTCGGATACGATTACATTACCTCATTCTATGCACAACCTAAGTTGCCGTATATCAGAAGAGTTGGATCTTTCTCACCTTCTTGAGAGGTTAATGCAGGGAAAGGGTCAGCCTAATGCTTTAACGCAATCAGAGAAACTAGATTTATGGGCTAGACTCAAGATTTTAA GTTTCACGAGAATGGCTTTGTCTGTTTGGGCAACAGTAATGCTTAGCTTGTATACAAAAGTTCAAGTCAATATACTAGGAAGGCATCTATACATTGATACTGCACGAAGCTTTGAAAGCTCTTATTTAACG GAAAGTGGAGATGTGGTTGATGGGGAGGGTCAGCAGAAATTTCTGGGAAGTGTTGATTTTCTCTCTCAACATGGTATGCCTGCCTTGATTTCGGACATGGAGGCAGCTACAAAAGAAGTTCTCAAAGG AAAGCAGTTGACTAGTCTCTTCAACAATACAGCGTTTCAAGAAACCATCACACAGATACTGAACACTTTCATGAGCAGAGGAAGTCCACTTTTCTGGGTAAAATATATGATACCTGAGGATGATAAATTACGTTCCACGACCTCTGGGAGTAATGACGTAGTTCCATTTTATATGACTGAATTTGAACAACTCATGATGGAAGCAAATGCAGTATTATCAAG TGCTGAATTTGGGAGCGTTATAGATATATCTCTGAAAGCTGTGGTGGATACACTGGCCGAGCAGATGGGGACTACAAGCGTGCCATTGGCGAGAGCATTGCCCCAAGTTGCGCAGATGTGTCCTTTGCTCCTCGAAGAACCCAGTAAAAATCAGTTCATccaaatcattaataaaataccAGAGGTTGAACTTTTTCTCACTTTCCTCTATGCAAACATGCCAAATGCAGAGAGCATAGTTCAGAGTGATTAG
- the LOC131606030 gene encoding uncharacterized protein LOC131606030, whose amino-acid sequence MAPPQYIINAHVFGETYDNEEVGFLFRNTEVKRFCLSRKANFSYFKGRLETKLAMGGVSQIFYQYRFLRGDNPVKFIQVEIKDDEDMQNMFANHEYSGYECIELYVTLPEVQTTQMVKSQVIDALGDEQAEVDVVDEEEEAPEVEVDNLVNEESEDEPEVVVPRDQVHMPPVHMRNLNFDGDDEPSTDIFYDPYTQTDQRLKVGDRFRSKEACIMAIKRFHMANNVDFRVDRANVERYKIYCRNTDCGFRLHASYRKRSDSWVIGYISQDHTCVNTNVSQDHRKLSYDIICQEILPLVEKDPSLKVKTIISHIVATYNYTPSYRKAWLAKTKAIEVVYGNWEDSYKRLPHFLYALQIYAPGTVTILETLLAQSPDGTSLQGNVIFHRLFWAFRPCVQGFSYCKPILQIDGTWLYGKYNGTMLMAVAQDGNSNIFPVAFALVEGETAGGRWVDSLAREKWTRSYDNGKQWGHMTTNLVESMNGVFKGIRHLPITALVEATYYRMASLFAKRDL is encoded by the exons ATGGCCCCTCCACAATACATTATCAACGCTCATGTTTTTGGCGAGACCTATGACAACGAAGAAGTTGGTTTTCTGTTTAGAAACACTGAGGTTAAACGATTTTGTTTAAGCAGAAAAGCAAATTTCAGTTACTTCAAAGGGAGATTAGAGACGAAGCTTGCAATGGGTGGTGTATCCCAGATTTTTTACCAATATCGATTTCTTCGTGGAGACAACCCGGTCAAGTTTATCCAAGTTGAGATCAAAGACGATGAAGACATGCAGAATATGTTTGCCAATCATGAGTATTCTGGTTACGAATGCATAGAATTGTATGTTACTCTACCAGAAGTTCAAACCACACAAATGGTTAAGTCACAAGTCATTGATGCACTTGGAGACGAGCAAGCAGAGGTCGACGttgtagatgaagaagaagaagcaccggaAGTAGAAGTTGATAACCTGGTAAACGAGGAAAGTGAAGATGAACCGGAAGTTGTTGTACCACGAGATCAAGTGCATATGCCTCCAGTGCACATGAGGAACCTGAATTTTGATGGGGATGACGAACCATCGACTGATATTTTCTATGATCCATACACCCAAACAGATCAACGGTTAAAAGTAGGAGACAGATTtcgttctaaggaggcatgtatcATGGCCATAAAAAGATTTCATATGGCAAACAATGTTGATTTTAGAGTTGATCGCGCCAATGTCGAAAGGTACAAAATTTACTGTAGAAACACTGattgtggattcaggttgcatgcatcatacaggaAGAGAAGTGACTCATGGGTTATAGGATATATTTCCCAAGATCACACATGTGTTAACACAAATGTTTCACAAGATCACCGTAAGCTCAGTTATGACATCATTTGTCAAGAAATCTTGCCTCTAGTTGAAAAAGATCCATCGTTAAAGGTGAAAACGATAATCTCTCATATCGTTGCAACGTACAACTACACTCCGTCTTATAGAAAGGCGTGGCTGGCGAAGACCAAGGCGATCGAAGTTGTGTATGGAAATTGGGAGGATTCGTATAAACGACTCCCACATTTCTTATATGCGCTTCAAATTTATGCTCCTGGAACTGTTACTATTTTAGAGACCCTTCTGGCGCAATCTCCAGACGGAACATCACTTCAAGGAAATGTGATATTCCACAGGCTCTTCTGGGCTTTCCGCCCATGTGTACAAGGATTTTCATATtgcaaaccaattcttcaaatagaTGGAACTTGGTTGTACGGAAAATATAATGGCACTATGTTGATGGCTGTGGCTCAAGACGGAAATAGTAACATCTTTCCTGTTGCTTTCGCTCTTGTGGAAGGAGAAACTGCTGgag gcagaTGGGTTGACAGTCTTGCTAGAGAGAAATGGACCAGATCATACGACAACGGGAAGCAATGGGGGCACATGACTACGAATCTTGTGGAGTCTATGAATGGGGTGTTTAAGGGCATCAGACACCTTCCGATTACTGCCTTGGTGGAagcaacatactataggatggCTTCTCTTTTCGCAAAAAGAG ATTTGTAG